The DNA sequence ATCGAACGAGCAATGACAGTCGATACTTTACGAAAAGATAGTttacgaaacaaaaattggaCTTACAAGAAATTGATTCGTGCCGTAAATATGCATCGTGAAGCTATGAAGTGAGTATGTAAtcgataattacatataagaaGAACGCGTaatactttctttctttttcaaagaCTTTCAAATTCATCGCTAcgcagatttaaaataatgttcttCTTTATGGTAATAATTATGGTAATTGGCGGAAGTCTTAATCTTTTTCGAGTAAGTCTTACCTCTTTTCTTAAGTACATCTCTCtacttatctttattattaaagctaCTCTCGagttttacaaatatcattaaattttaattgactaATTCTGTCTAATTCCGTTTGAAATTAATGCTCAACTCTTactaaaattgttattaatctCATACGTTAGATTTTCCAGGCGTTgtcattaaaatgtaattttgagGAATTTTTGTTCCCCTTAATATCGATGGCcgtttatataatgtatatatttatagccaGTTATATTGGGCAACAAATTATGGATCACAATATTGATGTGTTTGCCGCTGCGTAAGAAAAACATCCATATCATATAATCACGTACGAGTACTCGTTttgtgaattataaaaatataagaattataattattttaatttcaaaaaacctgcgtatgtgtgtgtgtgtgtaattaacaaattttcatttctaatCATGAATTTGTCATTACGTAGATACAATATTCAGTGGTACACAGCTTCTTCAAACGTACAAAAGATGATACTGTTCTTATTGCAAAGAAGTACCaagatttacaatttaaatattgctgGATTAATTGTGGGATCGTTTGAAAATGGAGCTGCGGTAAGATATATGTGTATCAAAATACAGTATGTTTtgttaaagtatatatacattcagttatttaagataataaagttagaaaaaatactttaaatagaaaagagagagagagagagagagagagagagagagagagagttattttgataaaagtttACAGAAACTTATACCTCacgaattattttcattttgacatgtacatattatagAGACTACATTCctaaataatacatactttCAATTTTGCGGACTCTGTTGGTTTTTCTGAGATATGcgattttgaaatatgtattataaaaataatattttttaggaaAACAGATTTTGTTCCAGATTTTGTagatcttaaataaaataactattattgaatatatttttttataactactCCATTATTTTGctgatataaatgtatatatacttaaaccAAACACTGTATatgtcataaaatatgtatataaaatatgtttaataagtaactaaaaataaataaaacgagaaAATGTACGTTTCATTACAGTTATTGAGTACCACAATATCGTACTTCACAGTTCTTTATTCTACGCGGGTTtgacacaaaaatttataatagttttgtCGAATGACAGTAGTGGAAATAGCTAGTATGacaaataatatcattatttacaaaGAGCTTATTGATTAGATAATATAAGTAACATTGAAAGAGATATGTAATTGTTAAGAAAGTAgaaaagcatataaaataacgaaTGTATAGTAAATTCTAGAAAAATGTACTCTTTATCTgcaataaatagatatacatattgaaGTAAGGCTGAGATATGGTACATTAGATGCGTTATCATAAACTATCAAGCACAACAATAATTcttccaaaaatataaaaagaatataaaactcaaatgctattttaataagaaaaaatacataatatattgcaattttatcaaatataataagtaaacaaAACCAAAAGAAACACATTACAGCTGGAGAGCACtttcatatttcttaatatatttcactGTTCTTTACTTTATCGACAAGATTCGATTATGGTAATGTAATTCTCGATTATTTTAAACCGAAGAAACACTGATTGATCTCAAACTTTAGATGTAGCATTATTATTACTCTtgtagaaaaaacaaaatttcaatttaataatagagaatATTGTTACATTGCAATGTATAGGTAATAACTATGAAATTTagcgataaattaaatataatataaatgtgtaaaaaaaagtaatataattttagaaaaattatataaaatgcaatgtaATGTAACTATAGTATGTATCCTACTTATcttttatcgagaaaaacgtaattaataaatgtattttatttttaacattgttgaatcgtattatatacattatttattgttagttatttCAAgtccaagagagagagagagagagagagagagagagagagagagagagagagagggggggcaGAGCAGCGGCAGagtctttctctatctctcttaaCTATTTTACAGACAAAAGTTTAGCTAatcaatatatagaaatataaaaaaatttgtaaagatCCGCAAATATACAGAAAAGGATAATCTAttcaataaaaacttaatatttaccaataaattaatacgtcAGTGTTTGAAATGAAATGAGTGTTACATTTCTCTGTAGGTCCGACGATATCTTATGAGTGCACGTCCTAGAATAAAGCACGTTAAAATACATCGCTGCAAAGTGTCGAATGCCCATGTGCAATTTACTatcaagagaaatttttttcataaaattattcttcatgGAAATAAACATGTGTTATATTTCCGTAGGCGTCAATGGTCGAAATCGATCGCATAATTATACACTCTTTCGCGAGGGAAGGTATGAATTTCCAAATGTTTCGGTCTCACGGTGATATTATGTATTTCGCTGCagtaaattaaacaatttgcattagaatttaaaataatagaataaaactaTAGCATTTAACTCAATTGGTTGATCGAAAAAAGAGGTAAGTAAACcggtttttttttgcattgtcAAATCGATGCTCGTGGAGAAATGATCTGCATCGACTCTTTGCAGATCAGTCTTAATCGAATGTTGTTACTCGCAGTTGGCCTATGGCCTTATCAGCAATCGAATCTCGTccaatttcaattaattctgttttttactattttgacGAGCTTCATTATACTTCAGGTATGTCTACATTTTTAACGTTATCGTTATGCGATAAGTAAATTAGTTTGTTATTAgacttatttatttcaactttttaaatcGTGTTTAGTTATAACTATatcataaacaattttaattatacaattatgtttgtgtatatatatatggatggCTCAGAAGTGGTACATgtccaaaaaataaaaatttgagtaATAGACTTTTGCGTTTGCTTTTACTATAAGTACATATAGAAATGATTTAACTACGCAATCTGATTGACCATGAAAATAGACGAATTCAGTAGTTATAGTGGTTGATCGATCGCGCATGATCTTTAGCATCTCATTTCttctaataattcaaaaacGAATTTGAATGAACTCACGTatcacttacaattagtataagagccatttatatattcatttgaaaacaatatttataatgtaggATTTGTACTTTtctaatcaaataataaaataattaatttaataaaaataattgaatattaaattattatttgtagttTACAGCatttttaacttcaaaatGTACTGCGGATCTTTTCATCAACGTTTTCTCTTCtgcattactttatatatttttttttattaaatacatttcgtTTTACGTAAACATTAAAGTTGTAAGTAAACTATATATTCCATATTCATGTATATTACACAgataaatatttccaaaaaacaaatttttgtatctttgtaaatatatataatatgttataatatcaatatgtcTTTTTcacaaacttaaaaaaatttttatgtgttaTTAAAACGGTGAACAGGTAAAGTATTTGTTGGAACAATTGCAGAacatttataatgaattaacGGATGAGAATGAAATTAGTATTCTAAGAAAGTATGGCGGTTATGCAGAACGGTTGACGGCTCTAACAATATGTAAGACAATTGCTTTtggtttttattaaacattaaatgtatatattttgtttaaaagaaattagtaAATTTTGGTAGTGTATTTCTTTATGgagtgtatattaattttaaaatgattcaTAGTGTTTATAGTATTGATTGCACCTGGTccaactatatatgtattttgtccGCATTTTTTCAACgtgttattatctttaaaCGAATCTCGACATCCtttgaagaagaaaatatttgttttggaGTATTTTGTTGATTGGGACAAATactattatttgataatgttGCACGGAGTGTTAGCTCTATTCATAGGAATTGTTGTAATGCTCGCGATAGGAATAATATTACTGGTCTATCAACAGTATGCCTGTGGAATGTTTCGAATTGCgaggtaaaaaaataatgtacataaactatgaatttaaaaatatggatcaaatataaatttaaaaatatttcgaagtATTACGACAAAGAATCGTTTGCAGTTATCGTATCGAACAAGCAATGGCAGTCGATAATTTACGAAAAGGCAGCctacaaaacaaaaatttaatttacaagaaATTGATTTGTGCCGTAAATATGCATCGTGAAGCTATGAAGTGAGTATGTAtcgataattacatataagaaGAACGCGTaatactttctttctttttcaaagaCTTTCAAATTCATCGCTAcgcagatttaaaataatgttcttCTTTATGGTAATAATTATGGTAATTGGCGGAAGTCTTAATCTTTTTCGAGTAAgttttatctcttttcttaAGTACATCTCTCtacttatctttattattaaagctaCTCTCGagttttacaaatatcattaaattttaattgactaGTTCTGTCTAATTCCGTTTGAAATTAATGCTCAACTCTTacttaaattgttattaatctCATACGTTAGATTTTTCAGGCGTTgtcattaaaatgtaatattgagGAATTTTTGTTCCCCTTAATATCGATGGCcgtttatataatgtatatatttatagccaGTTATATTGGGCAACAAATTATGGATCacaataataatgtgtatgcCGCTGCGTAAGAAAAACATCCATATCATATAATCACGTATGAGTACTCGTTTTATGAATTACAAAAAtctaagaattataattattttaatttcaaaaaacctgcgtatgtgtgtgtgtgtgtgtgtaattaacaaattttcttttctaatcaTGAATTTGTCATTACGTAGATACAATATTCAGTGGTACACAGCTTCTTCAAAGGTACAAAAGATGATACTGTTCTTATTGCAAAGAAGTACCaagatttacaatttaaatattgctgGATTAATTGTGGGATCGTTTGAAAATGGAGCTGCGGTAAGATATATGTGTATCAAAATACAGTATGTTTtgttaaagtatatatacattcagttatttaagataataaagttagaaaaaatactttaaatagaaaagagagagagagagagagagttattttgataaaagtttACAGAAACTTATACTTcatgaattattttcattttgacatgtacatattatagAGACTACATTCctaaataatacatactttCAATTTTGCGGACTCTTTGGTTTTTCTGAGATATGcgattttgaaatatgtattattattgtagatcttaaataaaataactattattgaatatatttttttataactactCCATTATTTTGCTGatatgaatgtatatatacttaaaccAAACACTGTATatgtcataaaatatgtatataaaatatgtttaataagtaactaaaaataaataaaacgagaaAATGTACGTTTTATTACAGTTATTGAGTACCACAATATCGTACTTCACAGTTCTTTACTCTACGCGGGTTtgacacaaaaatttataatagttttgtCGAATGACAGTAGTGGAAATAACTAGTATGacaaataatatcattatttacaaagagcttattgattaaataatataagtaacaTTGAAAGAGATATGTAATTGTTAAGAAAGTAGAAAAGCATATAAAACAACGAATGTACAGTAAATTCTAGAAAAATGTACTCTTTATCTgcaataaatagatatacatattgaaGTAAGGCTGAGATATGGTACATTAGATGCGTTATCATAAACTATCAAGCACAACAATAATTcttccaaaaatataaaaagaatataaaactcaaatgctattttaataagaaaaaatacataatatattgcaattttatcaaatataataagtaaacaaaaccaaaaaaaacacattacaGCTGGAGAGCACtttcatatttcttaatatatttcaccGTTCTTTACTTTATCGACAAGATTCGATTATGGTAATGTAATTCTCGATTATTTTAAACCGAAGAAACACATACTGATTGATCTCAAACTTTAGATGTAGCATTATTATTACTCTtgtagaaaaaacaaaatctcaatttaataatagagaatATTGTTACATTGCAATGTATAGGTAATAACTATGAAATTTagcgataaattaaatataatataaatgtgtaaaaaaaagtaatataattttagaaaaattatataaaatgcaatgtaATGTAACTATAGTATGTATCCTACTTATcttttatcgagaaaaacgtaataattaaatgtattttatttttaacattgttgaatcgtattatatacattatttattgttagttatttCAAgtccaagagagagagagagagagagagagagagagagagagagagagagggggcaGAGCAGCGGCAGagtctttctctatctctcttaaCTATTTTACAGACAAAAGTTTAGCTAatcaatatatagaaatataaaaaagtttgtaaaGATCCGCAAATATACAGAAAAGGATAATCTAttcaataaaaacttaatatttaccaataaattaatacgtcAGTGTTTGAAATGAAATGAGTGTTACATTTCTCTGTAGGTCCGACGATATCTTATGAGTGCACGTCCTAGAATAAAGCGCGTTAAAATACATCGCTGCAAAGTGTCGAATGCGCATGTGCAATTTACTatcaagagaaatttttttcataaaattattcttcatgGAAATAAACATGTGTTATATTTCCGTAAGCGTCAATGGTCGAAATCGATCGCA is a window from the Anoplolepis gracilipes chromosome 17, ASM4749672v1, whole genome shotgun sequence genome containing:
- the LOC140675256 gene encoding uncharacterized protein; protein product: MICIDSLQISLNRMLLLAVGLWPYQQSNLVQFQLILFFTILTSFIILQFTAFLTSKCTADLFINVFSSALLYIFFFIKYISFYVNIKVVKYLLEQLQNIYNELTDENEISILRKYGGYAERLTALTILFIVLIAPGPTIYVFCPHFFNVLLSLNESRHPLKKKIFVLEYFVDWDKYYYLIMLHGVLALFIGIVVMLAIGIILLVYQQYACGMFRIASYRIEQAMAVDNLRKGSLQNKNLIYKKLICAVNMHREAMKLSNSSLRRFKIMFFFMVIIMVIGGSLNLFRIFQALSLKCNIEEFLFPLISMAVYIMYIFIASYIGQQIMDHNNNVYAAAYNIQWYTASSKVQKMILFLLQRSTKIYNLNIAGLIVGSFENGAALLSTTISYFTVLYSTRV